A window of the Sneathiella sp. P13V-1 genome harbors these coding sequences:
- a CDS encoding ETC complex I subunit, producing MKAKIYRPAKNAMQSGRGRMKKWRLDYTPGSARFADPLMGWTGSRDTSAQVSLNFDDKESAIAFCEKNGIPFNVQEPKERKLNIKAYADNFAFSRVRG from the coding sequence TTGAAAGCTAAAATTTACAGACCTGCAAAAAATGCCATGCAATCTGGCCGCGGCCGGATGAAGAAATGGCGTTTGGATTATACACCGGGTAGCGCCCGCTTTGCAGATCCTTTGATGGGTTGGACAGGCTCCCGTGATACTTCCGCACAGGTTTCCCTGAACTTTGATGACAAAGAAAGTGCTATCGCGTTCTGCGAGAAAAACGGTATTCCGTTTAATGTGCAGGAGCCAAAAGAGCGCAAACTGAACATCAAAGCTTACGCTGATAATTTTGCTTTTAGCCGCGTCCGCGGTTAA
- a CDS encoding PaaI family thioesterase, with protein MKKTETPMDNIPEGYVQGDGRGEFTIRNGPFYEKRVGSEIIRGFRVDDRHLNGLNFVHGGMLMTFMDSALARTIFHASDKRGVTLKMNSEFLLPARKGDWIEAHCELVRETRSLAFARGELRVGHRAIFKADAIFNFLRPRK; from the coding sequence ATGAAAAAGACTGAAACCCCAATGGATAATATTCCAGAAGGATATGTTCAAGGTGATGGGCGAGGAGAGTTTACCATACGAAATGGCCCCTTTTATGAAAAAAGAGTGGGTTCTGAAATCATCCGGGGCTTTCGAGTTGATGATCGCCATCTAAATGGTCTCAATTTTGTTCATGGGGGCATGTTGATGACTTTTATGGATTCGGCGCTTGCCAGAACAATCTTCCATGCTTCTGATAAACGAGGCGTCACTCTCAAAATGAATTCTGAGTTTCTTCTTCCTGCCCGAAAAGGGGATTGGATTGAGGCACATTGCGAACTGGTAAGAGAGACTCGAAGTCTCGCATTTGCACGCGGAGAATTAAGGGTTGGCCACCGTGCAATATTTAAGGCAGATGCGATATTCAATTTCCTGAGGCCCAGAAAATAG
- a CDS encoding PA14 domain-containing protein has translation MKSTKSLIGKLKTGVAALSVVTGALAFTSGVTLASSISGMAPASPQPTAENLKPGLAVKYYGVKLNSIRQFEEWMEYEKGKDGPPIPMLNYQVGTGDVLTSGANDLVGADITGFINFERTGNYTVMVHSNDGVRVTIGGKLVHEDPDVHADRFSDEITLEISEPGWYPVRILYFEKKNTSTLELYWDPPGPEEIDYVPATAFAHIGK, from the coding sequence ATGAAAAGCACGAAGTCATTAATAGGGAAGTTAAAGACAGGCGTGGCAGCTCTTTCAGTTGTTACAGGGGCGCTCGCTTTTACATCTGGGGTTACACTGGCGTCATCCATTTCTGGAATGGCCCCGGCAAGCCCTCAGCCAACCGCAGAAAATTTAAAGCCAGGCTTGGCAGTGAAATACTATGGCGTGAAACTCAATAGTATTCGCCAGTTCGAAGAGTGGATGGAATATGAAAAGGGCAAAGATGGCCCCCCAATTCCTATGCTAAATTATCAGGTCGGCACTGGGGACGTGCTGACATCCGGGGCGAATGATTTAGTGGGAGCCGATATCACAGGTTTTATCAATTTCGAAAGAACTGGCAATTATACTGTCATGGTACACTCTAATGATGGTGTACGTGTAACAATTGGCGGAAAACTCGTTCATGAAGACCCTGATGTTCACGCAGATCGGTTTTCAGATGAAATAACGCTTGAGATTTCTGAGCCGGGCTGGTATCCGGTGCGTATTCTCTACTTTGAGAAGAAGAATACGTCCACGCTGGAACTATACTGGGATCCGCCTGGACCGGAAGAAATTGATTATGTGCCGGCGACGGCATTTGCGCATATTGGGAAATAA